The sequence below is a genomic window from Anaeromyxobacter diazotrophicus.
GAGCGATGGGCTCACCTCCGCCTGCCGCGGCGGGCACACGCGCACTGAGGGGGACGGGCGGCGCGCCGCTAGAAGTAGAACCCGGCCCCCACGAAGAAGCTGGTCTGGTGGAGGCTCGAGACCTCCAGGCCGTGGTCGGTGTCCTGGGTGAAGGCGCGCTGCTTCAGCTCGGCGGTCAGGAAGAAGTCGCGGGCGAGGTAGAGGTCGACGCCCCCCGACACGCTGCCGGTGGGGTGCCAGGCACGGTCGAGGTCGATCCGCTCGAAGCGGGCGGCGCCCACCCCCAGGGCGAGGAAGGGCCGCACGAGGCCCCCCTCGTTGAAGTCGAACTTGAGCGCGGCCTCCGCCACGCGCGTCCAGCGCGTGTACTCGAACCCGAGCCGGAGCCGGGCGCCGCCCCGGACGCCCCTGAGCTCCATCGCCACGCCGCCGGCGCCGTCGCTCGTGGTGCCGCGGTCGAGCGTGGCGGTGCCGGGCATGAGCACCAGCGCGACCTGGTGCCGGGGCTCGCCGCGGCCGCGCCAGGCCGGCTCGTACGCCGGCTCGGGGGGATAGGCCGGGGCGGGCGCGGGCGCGGGCGCGGCGTAGGCGTCGGGGCCAGGGCCGGGCGGCGGGGCCGGAGCGGGCGCGGGCTCGGCGCCCCACCCGTACGCCGGGTCGCACGCGTAGGTCACGTGGCCGAAGCGGTCCACCTGGCGGCGGTAGCCGGGGAGGCACCCCGGCACGTTGGCGGCCGCGCACGGCGGCGGCCCGTAGCGGGAGTCGGGCGCGGGGCAGGCCTGCCCGAGGGCGGCGGCGAGGACCAGCGGGGCGAGCAGCATGGGGGCTCCTCCGTTCGTGAGCAGCGCTCCACGATGCGACGGGCGTGCCTGCCGGGGTATTCAGGCGGGACGCGGGGTTGGACGCCGCGGCGCGCGTGCCCTCCCGGCACAGGCGTGGCCGACGGACGCCACAGACCCCATCATGCAACCACATGGCGCCCGCCCTCCTGCACCGCGCGATCGACGCGCTCGCCGTGTGGAGCGAGGACCTCGTCCGTCGCGCGCCCGAGCCCTGCCGGCTGGCCGCCCCCGAGCCGCTGCGCTGCTTCGCGCCGCTGCCGGCGTTGCCGGCCGAGCCGGCGCCCGGGCGGTCCTGGTCGGCGCCCTCGCCCCGGCCGGCCGGCGCGGGCGATCGCCTGTCGGTGCACGTGACGCCGGCGGTCGGCCCGCGGCGCGGGACCGTCCTGCTCGTGCCGCCGTGGAAGATCCGGAGCCCGCGGCTCGTCCGCGGTTACGTGGCCCTGCTCGCGCGCGCCGGATGGGAGCCGTGGCTGGTCTGCCCGCCGCACCACCTCGAGCGCACGCGCCCGGGCGCGCGCAGCGGCGAGGGGTTCGTGAGCCTCGACGCGCAGCGCCAGCGCGAGGTGTTCGAGCAGCTCGTGCTGGAGCTCCGCGTCTGCGCCGCCCTGGCCGCGCGCCGCGGACCGGTCGGGCTGGTCGGGCTGTCGCTGGGCGCGCTCGCCGGCGCGCTGGCGGCGACCGCGCCGGAGCGGCTCGCGTTCGCGGCGCTGGTCGGCCCGCCCAAGCTGGCGCTCGTGCTGAGCCAGACCGGGATCGGCCGCCGGTACCGCCGGCTGGCGGAGCGCGCCGCGGGGGGCGGGCCGTGGCCCGGCGACGCCGCGCTCGCCGAGGCGCTCGCGCCGCTCGATCCCGCGGGCCGGGCGCCCACCGCGGCGCGGCTGTTCGTGGCGGCCGGGCTGCACGACGGGATCGCGCCCCTCGCCGGCGCGCGCGAGCTGTCGGAGCGCTGGGGCGTCGCCCCGCACCTCTACCCGCGGGGCCACCTCAGCCTGCTGTTCCTGTGTCGCGCGCTCCGGCGCGACCTGGCGGCCTTCACCGGGGGAGCGGCAGACGATCGTACGGGAGCTCTGCGGGCCGGCTGAGCGGCGCACGCGCCGTCGCGGACATGAGAAGAGGCCCGTCGTGGGGGCCTCGTCTCGGTTCGACCTGGGGTGCTCTTGGGCGAGCACCGGTCCGGCTGGCGCCGGTGGAGACTGCGCTATGTCGAGCTCCGCAACGGTTCTGCTATCTCGACCTCCTGGTGTCGAACACTTCGAGCTGATCGTACGCTCTCCCGCGTCGGACGCAATCCCCCGCCAGGTCGCGTCCGGAGAACGCCCGCTTACGGCCCATCCCGGGCCTCGGCGGGTCGCTCGGGGCTCACGCCCCCGGCGCCTCGTCGAGCCGAGCCCTGGCAGCGGCCCGGCCCTGCTCGACGTAGGCGCGGCGAAGCTCGCGGCGGAAGAACCCCTTGAACGCGTTCCCCGCCAGCAGGGCCGGCGGCCGGATCTCGACCAGCTCGACCGGACGCACCGCGCCGGGCTCCCGGCCCGGGTAGAGCGCCTGGACGATGTCGGCGCGCGCCGCGCTGGAGAGCGCCCCCTGGCGCTCGAGGCGGTCCAGCACCGCAAGCCAGGCGTTCACCGCCCGCGCCTCCGCGAGGTCGCGGGTGAGCCGCTCGTCGATCAGCAGCTCGACCAGCCGCAGCAGCAGCGCGCTCCCGCCGAGCGCGGCGGCCGCGGAGGGAGCGAGCGTCAGGTCCGCCGGCTCGGCCGAGATCACGTAGATCGCCTCGACCTCGCGATCCTGATCGAGCGCCTCGCCGATGGGCGTGTTGTTCACCAGGCCGCCGTCGACGCAGGGCCCGGCGCCGTCGAGCGGCACCGGCTGGAAGGCGAACGGGAAGGCGGCGGAGGCGGCCGCGGCCTGGAAGATGCGCCGCCGCCCGCTGGCGGAGTCGAGGTCCGCCCCCGCGAAGCGCTCGACGTGCTCGAACGAGGTCCCGCCGGCCGCGGCGAGGGTGCCCGCGAGCGGCGCCACCACCAGGCGGAGCGCCACCTCCGGCGCCGCGCTCCCCTGCGCGCGCTGGGGGCACTCCGACGCCAGCAGCTCCACGATGCGCTCGGTGCCCGAGAGGCCGCGACCGTGCCACCAGCTCCCGGGCTCCGGCTCGAACACGTGCCAGACGTCCACCTTCTGCTCCCACAGCACGGCGAGCCGGTCCGCCGCGCCGGCGGGATCTCCGGCGCGGACGCCGGCCGCGACCATCGTCGCGTTGAGCGCACCCGAGCTCGTCCCCACCAGCGCGCGGATCGGGGTGCGCTCGCGCTGGAGCCTCCGCGTGAGCTCCGCCAGCGCGCCGGCGGCGAAGGCCCCCTTCGCGACCGCTCCGCCGACCACGATCGCCGCCGCGCGCGCCATCGCGTCCTCGCCGTCCGTGAGGCTTCACCGTAGATGCCGGCCAGGCGGCTCGTCCAGGCGCGACGTGGAGTGCTCCCAAGGGAGCACCGCCTCACGGGCGGTGGGCGGGGGCCCCGGGGCACGGCGCGCGCCCGCCTGCCCGGCCGCGCGTGAGATGCGCCCGGGCGCCGGAGGGGCCCCTCCCCTGGCGCGAAGCACACGCCATGTGGACGATGAAAGCAGGAGGCCGCTGTGACGCGGACGCAGTTCCTCCTCGCGCTCCTGCTCGCCGCCGTCCTGGGGTTCGGCGTGGCCATCGTCGCGCGCGGCGGCTGGCTGGCCGCCGGGGATCGGCTTCGCGACACCGCCGCAGCCCTGAAGAAGATGTACCGCGAGCGGCCCTCGCCGCCCGCGCAGCGCCAGCAGCTCATCGCCCCGGCGCCGGCCCGGTGAGCGCCACCGCGAGGCACAGAGCGCTCCCGAAGCCCTTACCCGGCGCGCCCTCGCGCGTCGCGGCTCCCGCCGCTCCCCGCGCGCTGCAGGAGGGCGTACCCGCCCGCCACCAGCACCGTGAGCCACGCGACGGTGTAGGCGCGCGCCTTGCCCTCCCAGCGGCTCGCCACCCAGGCGTTGAGCTCGCTCGTGAAGACCGCCGCCTTCCCCCCGATGCGCTCGAGGTCGCGCAGCGCCTTCTTCGAGTGCTCCATCTCGTAGATCTCCGGGTCCTCGACGACCGGAGGCGTGGTCACGTACAGCGCGGCCGCAAGGGTCCAGCCGGCGACGAGGATGGCCGCCACGACCAGGCGGCGGCGCGTGCGCGGGTCCTGCCAGCTGGAGCGGTCGAGTCGCATGCGCGCGGGCGCCGGCTTCGGCGCTTCCGGCGCAGTCTAAGCCGATCCGCCACGCGCGGCGGCGTCTACTTCTTCTCGGACGGGGACGCCCCCGGCGGCCACTTTGCCGGGGGCCGGAGGTCGCGCGAGGTGGTCTCTCCCGCGCTTTTGCTCAACGTGAGCTCCAGCGTGACGTCCACCTCGGTCCGTGGAGCGGGGCGACGCCAGATGGTCCCGGGCCTCGCCTCGGCCTGCTCACCGGAGCTGCCGGCGTCGTCAGCGTCGTCAGGAGGGGTCGTCTTGGAATGGTCCGGCATGAACGGGCGCACGAAGACCACGATCGTCGATCGCGCGCAAGCGGTTTCATCGACCTGCGCTCGAGGGCTCGGCGCCTCGGCGAGGCGACTGCACGTGGTCCGAGCAACAGTCAACGGCAGGGGACGAAGCGCACCGCCTCGCGCGCCTCGCGGAGCGCGGCGGCGATCCGGGAGAGCGCCTCGTCGACGTCCGCGGCGTCGTTCCCGGCGCCCAGCGAGAACCGGACGGCGCCGTGCGCCTCGGCGGCGCTGAGCCCGAGGGCCAGGAGCGCGTGCGAGGGATCGGGGTGCCCCGACTTGCACGCCGAGCCGGACGAGAGCGCCACGCCGCGCCGGGCCAGGTCGAGGACGAGCGACTCGCCCCGCACGCCGGGCAGGACGACGCAGAGCGTCCCGGGCAGGCCGTCGGCGCTCCCCACCCGCCGCAGCCCGGGCACCAGCGCGCGCAGCCCCACCTCCAGCCGTTCGACCAGCGCGCTCAACCGCGCCGGCTCCCCGGCGCGCAGCCGGCGGACGGCCAGCTCGCAGGCCTTCGCGAACCCGACGATGCCCGCCACGTTCTCGGTCCCGGAGCGCAGGCCGCGCTCCTGCCCGCCCCCGCGGACGAGCGGCGCGAGCGGGACGCCTTCCCGGACGTACAGCGCGCCCACACCCTTCGGCCCGTGGATCTTGTGCGCCGAGACGGAGAGGAGGTCGACGCCGAGCGGGCCCACGTCGATGGCGAGCTTGCCGAGCGCCTGCACCGCGTCGACGTGCACCAGCGCGCCCGCGCGGTGCGCGACGGACGCCAGCGCCGCGATGGGCTCGACCGTCCCGAACTCGTTGTTCGCCATCATGACGCTCACGAGCACCGTGTCCGGGCGGAGCGCGGCGGCCAGCCTCGCGGGCTCCACGCGGCCTTCGCCGTCGACCGCCAGGCGCGCGACCTCGAACCCGAGCTCCTCCAGCGCCGCGCACGCCTCGAGCACCGCCGGGTGCTCGATGGCCGTCGTCACGACGTGCCGGCCGCGCGCCCGGAGCGCCCAGGCGGCGCCGCGCACGGCGAGGTTGTCCGCCTCGGTGCCCGACCCGGTGAAGACGACGCGCCGCGCCGTGCACCCGAGCGCGCTCGCCACCGTGCGCCGCGCGGCGTCGAGCGCGGCCCGGGCGCGGGCCCCGGGGCCGTGAAGGCTCGACGGGTTCCCGTGCTCGTCGCGCAGGAAGGGGAGCATCGCCTCCAGCACCTCGGGGTCGAGCGGGGTGGTCGCGTTGTGATCGAGGTAGAGCGGGCGGGGTGCGGGCGCCGGCTCGAGGGCGGGCTCGAGGGCGGGCGGGCCGCCGGGGGCGGGCGCGCTGCGGCGAGACCCCTCGGCGCGGCGCACCTGGCACAGCAGCGCCTTGTACACGGGGAAGCCCGAGATCGGGTCCACCTGCCCGGGATCGGTGAGGACGTTGACGTTGCAGGCGCGCCACGCCGCGGGCCCGAGCGGACCGCCCCCGCCCATGCACGCGTCCACGCAGCCGGCGGCGATCCCGTCGTCGAGCCGCGCCCGGAATGCGGCCGCGCCGCGCGCGGTCTCGATGACAGCGGGGTCGCCGTCGGCGATCCCGCGCGCGGCCGCATCGGCCGGGTGCATCGTCACCAGCGGCTCCGGCTGCCGCTCGGCCAGGCCCCGCACGCCATGGTGCTGGCTGCGGAAGTCGAAGCGCGTGCGCGTGCCGGAGCCGAGCACGAGCGGGAAGCGGCGCGCCAGGTCGGGGCGGCTCTGCGGGCTCTCCGGCGGCTCCCCGTAGCTCGGGAGCGGATCGTAACCGTGCTCGGCCAGGATCGAGGAAGCGATCTCGAGCTTGCCGCTCGGCGTGTCGAAGCCGGGGCGCCCGTCCGGGCGGAGGAGCCCCTTCTCCCACTTGCGGTACTCCATGCCCGGCGCTGGGACGCGCACCGTGCCGCCGGCCCGGCGCACGTCCTCCAGGGTGAAGCCGCTCCCCTCGAGGGCGTGCCGGACCACCTCCTCCTCGGTCTGCGGGTAGAGGTGGCCGTACCCGAGCCGGCGCGCCAGCTCCCCCAGGATCACGGCGTCGCTGCGCGCCTCGCCGACCGGCGGGACCAGGCGCTCGCGGAGGCGGAACGCCGGGCCGCTCCGCAGGTACGAGAGGTTCTCGTACCCGGTCGTCGCGGGCAGGACCAGGTCCGCCCAGGCAGCGTCAGCGGTCAGGTAGCGGTCGATGCAGACGAGGAGCTCGAGCCCGCCCAGCGTCCGCCGCCAGAGCGCGGGATCGGGCCAGGCGGTGACGAGGGAGCCGCCCAGGACCAGCAGCGCCCGGATCCGGTACGGGTCGCCGTCGAGGACGGCGGGCGGCAGCGCGATCGCGTGCGACTCGCCCCGGTAATGCGTGTACAGCGGGAACCGGTCCCGCCCGAGCGCCTTGCCGACGTCCGGGTTCGGCTGGAGCCGGGTCCGGTTCTGCGGGAACAGCCCCTGCTTCATGCGCAGGAGGAGCCCGCCCGGCACGTCGAGCTGACCGGCCAGGGCCCAGAGCACGAGCTGCGCCCGGAGCGCCTGCACGCCGTTCCCGGAGTACTCGAGGCCGGTGTACGTGACCGGCGCCGCGCCGCGGGCGGCGGCGATCCGGCGCGCCAGCCGGCGGACCGTCGCCGCCGGCACGCCGGTGATCCCCTCCACCACCTCGGGCCGGAAGTGCTGCACCAGCCGGCGCAGGTCGTCGAATCCGACCGTGAAGTCGCGCGCGAAGCGGTCGTCGTGGAGCTCCTCGGAGAGGAGCACCTCGATGAGCCCCAGCGCCAGCGCGCCGTCCGTGCCGGGGCGGATCGGGATCCACTCCGCGCCCGCCGCCACGGCCGTCTCGCCGCGGCGGGGATCGATGGCGATCACCTCGGCGCCATTCCGGCGCGCCTGGAGCACCTGGTGGTGCGCCCGCGGGGGCGAGTCGGTGGCGGGGTTCGCGCCCCACAGCACGACGAGCTCGGCGCGCTCGAGGTCGCTCTCCATCCCCACCAGCATCTCGCCGAGCGTGACGTGGGGCGCGATCATCGCGAACGCGACGTAGCAGAGCGCGCCGACGCCCAGCGTGTTCGGCGAGCCGAACGGGAACAGCACGCTCGAGGCGGACGACACCGTCACGCCGGCCGGCTGGTAGATGTCGCACAGCGCCTGGTCGAAGCTGCCGCGTCCGGTGTAGATCGCGACCGCCTCCGGGCCGTGCTCCTCGCGCAGGCGCAGCAGGCGCCGGGCCAGCCCGTCCATCGCCTCGTCCCACCCGACGGGCTCGAAGGCGAGGGTGCCCTTGGGGCCGCGGCGCCGCAGCGGCGTCGCGACGCGGTCCGGGTCGTGGACGACGTCGGGCGAGCGGCTCCCGATGGTGCAGAACAGGCCGGCCGGCGCGTCCGGGGCCGGCTCGACGCGCACGAGCCGATCGCCCGCCACCACGGCGCGGATCGGGCACCCGGCCGGGCAGATCCCGCACAGCCCGTCCCGGCCCTCCTCCCGCGCCGCGATCATGCGGCCCATCGTCCGGAGATCGGACCCGGCGCGCACGCGCCCGGCTGGGGCCGCCCCGTCTACGCTGCGGCGCTGCGGCGCGCGAGGCCGGGCGGGCTACGGCAGCACCGTCTCCCCGTACATCAGGTACTTGTCCACGCCCCGCGCCGCCTTGCGGCCCTCGTGGATCGCCCACACAACCAGGGACTGGCCGCGGGAGCAGTCGCCGGCGGCGAAGACGCCGGGGACGCTCGTCATCTTCTCGGCGTCGGTCGCGACGGTCCAGGTGGCGCCGCGCTCCTCGAGCTTGAGGCCGAGCTCGCCGACCAGGCCCTTCTCCGGGCCGAGGAAGCCGAGCGCGAGCAGCACCAGGTCGGCGGGGATGACCCGCTTCGAGCCCTCCACCTCGCGCGGGCCCACCGGGCGCCCGTCCTGGCCGTGCAGCCAGTCCACGCTGACGAGCTCGATGCCGGTCACCCGGCCCGCCTCGTCGCCGAGGAAGCGCTTGCTGGAGACGGCGTACTGGCGGGGATCCTCGCCCCAGAGCGCCTTCGCCTCCTCCTGCCCGTAGTCGAGCTTGTAGACCTTGGGCCACTGCGGCCACGGGTTGTCGGCGGCGCGCTGGTCGGGCGGGCGCGGCATGATCTCGAGCTGCGTGACGCTCCGCGCCCCGTGGCGCAGCGCGGTGCCGACGCAGTCGGTGCCGGTGTCCCCGCCGCCGATGACGACCACGTGCTTGTCCTTGGCCGAGAGGTACTTCCCGTCGCGGTGGCCGGAGTCGAGCAGGGACTTCGTGTTCTGGTGCAGGAAGTCCATCGCCAGGTGGATGCCCCCGAGCTGCCGGCCCTCGAGCTTCAGGTCGCGCGCCTGGGTGGCGCCGGTGGTGAGCACCACCGCGTCGAAGTCGGTGAGGAGGCGCCCGGGGGCGAGGTCCTTGCCCACCTCGACGCCGGTGACGAACTTCACGCCCTCCTCCGCCATGAGGCGCACGCGCCGCTCGACCACGCCCTTGTCGAGCTTCATGTTGGGGATGCCGTACATGAGCAGCCCGCCCACCCGGTCGGCGCGCTCGTAGACGGTCACCGCGTGGCCCGCCTTGTTGAGCTGGGCGGCCGCGGCCAGGCCGGCCGGGCCCGAGCCCACCACCGCCACCCGCTTGCCGGTGCGCGCCAGCGGCGGCTGGGCCTTCACCCAGCCCTGCGCGAAGGCGCGGTCGACGATCTCGCGCTCGATGTTCTTGATGGTGACCGGCGGCGCGTTGATGCCGAGCGTGCAGGAGCCCTCGCAGGGCGCCGGGCAGACGCGCCCGGTGAACTCGGGGAAGTTGTTGGTCTTGTGGAGGCGGATGATCGCCTCCTGCCACTGGCCCCGGTAGACGAGGTCGTTCCACTCCGGGATGAGGTTGTTCACCGGGCAGCCCGCCGCCATGCCGGCGATGAGCTGGCCGGTGTGGCAGAAGGGCACGCCGCAGTCCATGCAGCGCGCACCCTGCTGCCGCATCGTCTCCTCGGCGTAGGGCGGGTGCTCCTCGCTCCAGTCCTTGGCGCGCTCGAGCGGCGGGCGCACGTGCGACGGCTCGCGGTCGTACTCCAGGAATCCGGTCGGCTTGCCCATGGCTAGTTCCCACCCACCCGCATCGCGTCGCGCGCGTTCTCTTCGAAGGCCGCCATCGCCGCCTCGTCGGGCGAGAGCCCGCGCTTCAGCATGCGCGCCTGCGCCTCCAGCACGCGCCGGTAGTCGTTCGGCATGACCTTCACGAAGCGCCCGACGCTCTCCTTCCAGGCGTCGAGCACCCGCATGCCGAGGCCGCTCTCGGTGTACTGCACGTGCCGCTCGACCAGCCGGCGCACGAGCGCGATCTCCTCCTCGTCCTCGAGCGGCGCCAGCGAGACCAGCTCGCGGTTGCACACCTTGGCGAAGGCGCCGCCCTGATCGAGCACGTAGGCGACGCCGCCCGACATGCCGGCCGCGAAGTTCCGGCCGGTCGGGCCGAGCACCACCACCCGGCCACCCGTCATGTACTCGCAGCCGTGGTCGCCCACGCCCTCGACCACCGCCTGCGCGCCCGAGTTGCGCACGCAGAAGCGCTCGCCGGCCACGCCGCGGATGTACGCCTCGCCCCCGGTGGCGCCGTAGAGGGCCACGTTGCCCACCAGCACGTTCTCCTCGGGCACGAAGGTGGCGGCGCGCGGCGGGTACACCACCAGCTTGCCGCCGGAGAGGCCCTTGCCGAGGTAGTCGTTCGCGTCGCCCTCCAGGGTCAGCGTGAGGCCGCGCGGGATGAAGGCGCCGAAGCTCTGGCCCGCCGAGCCCTGGAACTGGAGCTGGATGGTGTCCTCGGGCAGGCCCTCCGGGCCGAAGCGCCGCGTCACCTCGGAGCCGAGCATCGTGCCGACCACCCGGTTCGTGTTGCGGATGGGGAGCGTCGCCTTGACCGGCTTCTTCCCCTCCAGCGCCGGCCGCGCCAGCTCGAGGAGCGTGGTCGCGTCGAGCGCCTCGTCGAGCCCGTGGTCCTGCGGGATCTGGCAGGTCCGGCCGAAGTGCTTGGGGACGGTGGGCTTGAAGAGGATGCGGCTGAAGTCGAGGTTGCGCGCCTTCCAGTGCTCCACCGCGCGGCGCATCTCGAGCCGCTCCGAGCGCCCGACCATCTCGTCGAGGGTGCGGTAGCCGAGGAGCGCCATGTACTCGCGCACCTCCTGGGCGATGAACCGCATGAAGCTCACCACGTGCGCCGGATCCCCGGTGAAGCGCTTGCGCAGCTCGGGGTCCTGGGTGGCGACGCCCACCGGGCAGGTGTTGAGGTGGCAGGCGCGCATCATCACGCAGCCCAGCACGACGAGCGGCGCGGTGGCGAAGCCGAACTCCTCGGCGCCGAGCAGCGCGCCGATGACCACGTCGCGGCCGGTCTTGAGCTGGCCGTCCACCTCCACCGCGATGCGCGAGCGGAGGTTGTTCATGACCAGCACCTGGTGGGTCTCGGCCAGCCCGAGCTCCCAGGGGATGCCGGCGTGCTTGATGGAGGTGAGCGGCGAGGCGCCGGTGCCGCCGTCGTGGCCGGCGATGAGCACCACGTCCGCGTGCGCCTTGGCGACGCCGGCGGCGATGGTCCCGACCCCCACCTCGGCCACCAGCTTCACGCTGACGCGCGCGCCGTGGTTCGAGTTCTTGAGGTCGTGGATGAGCTGCGCCAGGTCCTCGATCGAGTAGATGTCGTGGTGCGGCGGCGGCGAGATGAGCCCCACGCCCGGGGTGGCGTGGCGCGTCTTCGCGATCCACGGGTACACCTTGGTGCCGGGGAGCTGCCCGCCCTCGCCGGGCTTGGCGCCCTGCGCCATCTTGATCTGCAGCTCGCGCGCCTGGGTGAGGTAGTGGCTCGTCACCCCGAAGCGCCCGCTCGCCACCTGCTTGATGGCCGAGTTCCTGGAGTCGCCGTTCGGGAGCGGCTGGTAGCGCTCCGGGTCCTCGCCGCCCTCGCCGGTGTTCGACTTGCCGCCCAGCCGGTTCATGGCGACGGCGAGCGCCTCGTGCGCCTCCTTCGAGATCGAGCCGTAGCTCATGGCGCCGGTCTTGAAGCGCTTCACGATGGCCTCGACCGGCTCCACCTCCTCGAGCGGGACCGACCGCGCCGGCGGCACGAGCTCCATCAGGCCGCGCAGGGTGCAGAGGTCGCGCGCCGTGTCGTCGACGAGCTTCGTGTACTCCTTGAACAGGTTGTAGTTGCCGGTGCGGCAGGCGTACTGGAGCTTGTGGATGGTGAGCGGGTTGAAAAGGTGCTGCTCGCCGTCCTGTCGGTACTGGTACTGGCCGCCGGTGCCGAGCTGCTTGTGGACGATGGGCCGCTTGGGCGGGAAGGCGCGGTCGTGGCGCATCTTCACCTCGCGCGCCACCACGTCGATGCCCACCCCGCCGATGCGGGTCGGCGTCCAGGTGAAGTACTCGTCGATGAAGTCCTGGTTCAGGCCGATGGCCTCGAAGACCTGGGCGCCGTGGTAGCTCTGGATGGTCGAGATGCCCATCTTCGAGATGACCTTGACGATGCCCTTGTTGACGGCCTTCACGTACTTCTTCTCGGCCGCCTCGGGGGGGCCCTTGATCATCCCCAGCTTCACCTGGTCGTGGATGGTCTCGAACGCCAGGTAGGGGTTCACCGCGCTGGCGCCGTAGCCGATGAGCAGCGCGAAGTGGTGCACCTCGCGCGGCTCGCCGGTCTCGAGCACCAGGCTGACGCGGGTGCGGGTCCCCTCGCGCAGGAGGTGGTGCTGCACCGCCGCCACCGCCAGGAGCGCCGGGATGGGGGCGTGGTCCTCGTCGTGGCCGCGAT
It includes:
- a CDS encoding patatin-like phospholipase family protein codes for the protein MARAAAIVVGGAVAKGAFAAGALAELTRRLQRERTPIRALVGTSSGALNATMVAAGVRAGDPAGAADRLAVLWEQKVDVWHVFEPEPGSWWHGRGLSGTERIVELLASECPQRAQGSAAPEVALRLVVAPLAGTLAAAGGTSFEHVERFAGADLDSASGRRRIFQAAAASAAFPFAFQPVPLDGAGPCVDGGLVNNTPIGEALDQDREVEAIYVISAEPADLTLAPSAAAALGGSALLLRLVELLIDERLTRDLAEARAVNAWLAVLDRLERQGALSSAARADIVQALYPGREPGAVRPVELVEIRPPALLAGNAFKGFFRRELRRAYVEQGRAAARARLDEAPGA
- a CDS encoding aminotransferase class V-fold PLP-dependent enzyme, with protein sequence MIAAREEGRDGLCGICPAGCPIRAVVAGDRLVRVEPAPDAPAGLFCTIGSRSPDVVHDPDRVATPLRRRGPKGTLAFEPVGWDEAMDGLARRLLRLREEHGPEAVAIYTGRGSFDQALCDIYQPAGVTVSSASSVLFPFGSPNTLGVGALCYVAFAMIAPHVTLGEMLVGMESDLERAELVVLWGANPATDSPPRAHHQVLQARRNGAEVIAIDPRRGETAVAAGAEWIPIRPGTDGALALGLIEVLLSEELHDDRFARDFTVGFDDLRRLVQHFRPEVVEGITGVPAATVRRLARRIAAARGAAPVTYTGLEYSGNGVQALRAQLVLWALAGQLDVPGGLLLRMKQGLFPQNRTRLQPNPDVGKALGRDRFPLYTHYRGESHAIALPPAVLDGDPYRIRALLVLGGSLVTAWPDPALWRRTLGGLELLVCIDRYLTADAAWADLVLPATTGYENLSYLRSGPAFRLRERLVPPVGEARSDAVILGELARRLGYGHLYPQTEEEVVRHALEGSGFTLEDVRRAGGTVRVPAPGMEYRKWEKGLLRPDGRPGFDTPSGKLEIASSILAEHGYDPLPSYGEPPESPQSRPDLARRFPLVLGSGTRTRFDFRSQHHGVRGLAERQPEPLVTMHPADAAARGIADGDPAVIETARGAAAFRARLDDGIAAGCVDACMGGGGPLGPAAWRACNVNVLTDPGQVDPISGFPVYKALLCQVRRAEGSRRSAPAPGGPPALEPALEPAPAPRPLYLDHNATTPLDPEVLEAMLPFLRDEHGNPSSLHGPGARARAALDAARRTVASALGCTARRVVFTGSGTEADNLAVRGAAWALRARGRHVVTTAIEHPAVLEACAALEELGFEVARLAVDGEGRVEPARLAAALRPDTVLVSVMMANNEFGTVEPIAALASVAHRAGALVHVDAVQALGKLAIDVGPLGVDLLSVSAHKIHGPKGVGALYVREGVPLAPLVRGGGQERGLRSGTENVAGIVGFAKACELAVRRLRAGEPARLSALVERLEVGLRALVPGLRRVGSADGLPGTLCVVLPGVRGESLVLDLARRGVALSSGSACKSGHPDPSHALLALGLSAAEAHGAVRFSLGAGNDAADVDEALSRIAAALREAREAVRFVPCR
- a CDS encoding glutamate synthase subunit beta, which gives rise to MGKPTGFLEYDREPSHVRPPLERAKDWSEEHPPYAEETMRQQGARCMDCGVPFCHTGQLIAGMAAGCPVNNLIPEWNDLVYRGQWQEAIIRLHKTNNFPEFTGRVCPAPCEGSCTLGINAPPVTIKNIEREIVDRAFAQGWVKAQPPLARTGKRVAVVGSGPAGLAAAAQLNKAGHAVTVYERADRVGGLLMYGIPNMKLDKGVVERRVRLMAEEGVKFVTGVEVGKDLAPGRLLTDFDAVVLTTGATQARDLKLEGRQLGGIHLAMDFLHQNTKSLLDSGHRDGKYLSAKDKHVVVIGGGDTGTDCVGTALRHGARSVTQLEIMPRPPDQRAADNPWPQWPKVYKLDYGQEEAKALWGEDPRQYAVSSKRFLGDEAGRVTGIELVSVDWLHGQDGRPVGPREVEGSKRVIPADLVLLALGFLGPEKGLVGELGLKLEERGATWTVATDAEKMTSVPGVFAAGDCSRGQSLVVWAIHEGRKAARGVDKYLMYGETVLP
- the gltB gene encoding glutamate synthase large subunit, translated to MSEHGYPERQGLYDPQQEHDACGFGFVCDIQGRKSHDIVQKALTVLVNLEHRGAAGSEKNSGDGAGLLCQLPHRFLEGAAAAAGVKLPAPGRYAVGMVYLPQQEASRRACEKLVEQVVAEEGQTVLGWRDVPTDNGSLGPTARASQPAIRQLFVGRGDGCRDEAAFERKLYVIRRLVEKGVSRSALPQRGQFYLPSLSCRTVVYKGMLNAGQLVSFYPDLADPAFESAIAMVHSRFSTNTFPSWSRAHPYRYISHNGEINTLRGNINWMHARQSMMQSSLFGDDLKKILTIIDLEGSDSAMFDNVLELLHLSGRSLPHAMMMMVPEPYSRHESMSPEKKAFYEFHSCLMEPWDGPASIAFTDGTLVGATLDRNGLRPARYYVTKDDLVVMASEVGVLDLPPERVLKKGRLQPGRMFLVDTAEKRIVSDEELKQRIAREQPYAKWLEQHLVKLDDLPAPTNVIEPDHETVLRRQEAFGYTAEDVRLLVNPMAESGTEPIGSMGNDAPLAVLSQKPQVLSSYFKQLFAQVTNPPVDAIREEIIMAVETSIGPEGNLLEPTPASCHQLSLPTPVLRNAELEKIRALDGKAGAHGFNSITLPMLFKVKDGGAGLRKSIEDLRWSTSEAIAEGRNLIILSDRGHDEDHAPIPALLAVAAVQHHLLREGTRTRVSLVLETGEPREVHHFALLIGYGASAVNPYLAFETIHDQVKLGMIKGPPEAAEKKYVKAVNKGIVKVISKMGISTIQSYHGAQVFEAIGLNQDFIDEYFTWTPTRIGGVGIDVVAREVKMRHDRAFPPKRPIVHKQLGTGGQYQYRQDGEQHLFNPLTIHKLQYACRTGNYNLFKEYTKLVDDTARDLCTLRGLMELVPPARSVPLEEVEPVEAIVKRFKTGAMSYGSISKEAHEALAVAMNRLGGKSNTGEGGEDPERYQPLPNGDSRNSAIKQVASGRFGVTSHYLTQARELQIKMAQGAKPGEGGQLPGTKVYPWIAKTRHATPGVGLISPPPHHDIYSIEDLAQLIHDLKNSNHGARVSVKLVAEVGVGTIAAGVAKAHADVVLIAGHDGGTGASPLTSIKHAGIPWELGLAETHQVLVMNNLRSRIAVEVDGQLKTGRDVVIGALLGAEEFGFATAPLVVLGCVMMRACHLNTCPVGVATQDPELRKRFTGDPAHVVSFMRFIAQEVREYMALLGYRTLDEMVGRSERLEMRRAVEHWKARNLDFSRILFKPTVPKHFGRTCQIPQDHGLDEALDATTLLELARPALEGKKPVKATLPIRNTNRVVGTMLGSEVTRRFGPEGLPEDTIQLQFQGSAGQSFGAFIPRGLTLTLEGDANDYLGKGLSGGKLVVYPPRAATFVPEENVLVGNVALYGATGGEAYIRGVAGERFCVRNSGAQAVVEGVGDHGCEYMTGGRVVVLGPTGRNFAAGMSGGVAYVLDQGGAFAKVCNRELVSLAPLEDEEEIALVRRLVERHVQYTESGLGMRVLDAWKESVGRFVKVMPNDYRRVLEAQARMLKRGLSPDEAAMAAFEENARDAMRVGGN